From a region of the Helianthus annuus cultivar XRQ/B chromosome 5, HanXRQr2.0-SUNRISE, whole genome shotgun sequence genome:
- the LOC110912329 gene encoding phospholipase A(1) LCAT3, with the protein MVGRKWWCFGNQSSDDLDPVLLVTGVGGSILNSKPKSWFGFTTRVWVRILLADLEFRKKVWSLYNPDTGYAEALDDSSDIVIPQDDYGLYAIDILDPSHWIKCLHVTDVYHFHDMIDMLVNCGYKKGTTLFGYGYDFRQSNRIDQSMDGLKEKLETAYKASGGRKVNLISHSMGGLLVSCFISLHSDVFAKYVNKWITIATPFQGAPGCINDSLLTGLQFVEGLESCLFVSRWSMHQLLVECPSIYEMLPNPEFKWKKQPEIVVWRNDSENGQDLVKRETYGTSGCVDLFVEALKDNEIEYNKKTIPLPFNHDIYKWAATTRKMLNSVQLPAGIDFYNIYGTSLDTPFDVCYGSGTDPINDPSEICHTLPEYSYVDGDGTVPAESAMADGFKAIERVGIPGAHRALLRDELVFEYIKKWLGIQERGGSQVKSSKVVDVGSS; encoded by the exons ATGGTGGGAAGAAAATGGTGGTGTTTCGGTAATCAAAGCTCCGATGATCTTGACCCGGTACTTTTGGTGACCGGCGTAGGCGGGTCTATTTTGAACTCGAAGCCCAAGAGCTGGTTCGGGTTCACGACCCGTGTTTGGGTCCGTATTCTTCTTGCTGATTTGGAGTTTAGAAAGAAAGTTTGGTCCCTTTACAATCCTGATACTG GCTACGCAGAAGCATTGGATGATAGTTCTGATATTGTTATTCCACAAGATGATTATGGACTTTATGCGATTGACATTTTGGATCCGTCACAT TGGATAAAATGTTTGCACGTGACGGATGTATACCATTTTCATGACATGATTGATATGCTTGTTAATTGTGGATACAAGAAAGGAACCACATTGTTTGGCTATGGATATGACTTTCGCCAAAGCAATAG AATTGACCAGTCAATGGATGGCCTCAAGGAAAAGCTGGAGACTGCATATAAAGCTTCGGGGGGTAGAAAAGTCAACCTTATCTCACACTCGATGGGGGGATTGTTAGTATCGTGTTTCATATCACTTCATTCTGAT GTGTTTGCTAAGTATGTGAATAAGTGGATAACCATTGCAACCCCTTTCCAAG GTGCACCAGGATGCATCAATGATTCTCTTTTAACTGGATTACAATTTGTGGAAGGTCTTGAAAGCTGCTTATTTGTTTCAAGGTGGTCAATGCATCAACTG TTGGTAGAATGCCCATCGATCTATGAGATGCTGCCTAATCCCGAGTTCAAATGGAAAAAGCAACCTGAAATTGTGGTCTGGAGAAACGATTCCGAAAATGGACAAGATTTGGTCAAAAGGGAAACATATGGCACATCTGGATGTGTGGACCTATTTGTAGAAGCGTTGAAAGACAATGAG ATAGAATATAACAAGAAGACCATACCTTTGCCATTCAATCATGATATCTACAAATGGGCTGCTACTACACGCAAGATGTTAAACAGCGTGCAGCTACCCGCAGGGATAGATTTCTACAACATTTATGGAACATCTTTGGATACACCTTTTGATGTTTG TTATGGTTCAGGAACTGATCCAATTAATGATCCATCTGAGATATGCCATACACTG CCTGAATACTCATATGTGGATGGAGATGGAACAGTCCCTGCCGAGTCTGCAATG GCAGATGGATTTAAAGCGATAGAGCGAGTAGGGATTCCAGGTGCTCACCGGGCACTACTAAGAGATGAACTTGTATTTGAATACATAAAAAAGTGGTTGGGAATCCAAGAACGGGGCGGGTCACAGGTAAAGAGCtctaaagttgttgatgttggtTCATCTTGA